The following proteins are encoded in a genomic region of Populus nigra chromosome 16, ddPopNigr1.1, whole genome shotgun sequence:
- the LOC133675144 gene encoding mitochondrial intermediate peptidase, mitochondrial — translation MSALIRRYAAVLCHKRMLKPNYPTLVLTCHVSTRVAPQLNGAAATTGLYGFDHLKTPKGFQRFVDDAIERSGELVNYISSMPSSAEVLRAMDEISNTVCCVVDSAELCRNTHPDREFVEAAGKASMRINEYLHYLNTNHTLYAAVKRAEKDGHLLTKEAHRAANQLRIDFEKGGIHLPPEKLARVNQLHLSILQLSREFGENITIDPGYVDIFPASRIPKHIHHLLKPVHRFTSGSSSGSLGSWNNMKEKGLRITTDHRTLVSVMHWVSDEEVRKMAYIQGNSVPHANLEVLDKLAAARHELAQMMGYRSYAEFVVKPNLASSPEVVISFLHEMSKMVRPRADEEFEAIRNFKREKCGQRCIDLEPWDETYYTAMMKSSAHNLDSSIVASYFPLPQCIEGLKVLVNSLFGAMLRNVPMAPGESWHPDVLKMSLHHPEEGDLGYLYLDLYSRKGKYPGCANFAVKGGCRISETEYQLPVVALLCNFSGSPGSSTVRLNHGDVETLFHEFGHALHSLFSRTDYQHFSGTRVALDFAEMPSNLFEYYAWDYRVLRTFAKHYSTGEIIPEKLVKSMQGARDMFAATELQRQVFYALADQTLFGEQPASPNDMSSILAEFKKQHTSWKHVEGTNWQIRFSHLVNYGAGYYSYLYAKCFAATIWKKLCQEDPLSLTAGTALRTKVLQHGGSKEPAELLNDLVGEGILKHCDGGIVPDITCFLEESRLVVGRR, via the exons ATGTCCGCCCTAATCCGCCGGTATGCGGCGGTGCTCTGTCACAAACGCATGCTCAAACCAAACTATCCGACTCTTGTCTTGACCTGCCACGTCAGCACCCGGGTCGCCCCTCAACTAAACGGAGCTGCCGCCACCACGGGACTCTACGGTTTTGATCACTTAAAAACCCCTAAAGGGTTTCAACGTTTTGTTGATGATGCCATTGAAAG GTCAGGGGAGCTGGTTAATTATATTTCCAGTATGCCTTCCTCGGCTGAAGTTTTACGAGCTATGGATGAGATTTCTAACACG gtaTGTTGTGTTGTGGATTCTGCGGAACTTTGTAGAAATACTCATCCagacag GGAATTTGTTGAGGCAGCTGGTAAGGCATCGATGAGGATTAATGAATATCTACAT TACCTCAATACGAATCATACGTTATATGCTGCGGTGAAAAGAGCAGAGAAAGATGGACATTTGCTCACAAAAGAGGCTCATAGGGCTGCCAATCAATTAcgtattgattttgaaaaggGCGGGATTCATCTCCCTCCTG AGAAGTTAGCTAGAGTGAATCAGCTCCATTTAAGCATCCTTCAGCTAAGTAGAGA GTTTGGTGAAAATATTACTATTGATCCAGGTTATGTGGATATATTTCCAGCATCTCGCATCCCAAAACACATACACCATCTCCTAAAACCCGTTCACCGTTTTACTTCTGGAAGTTCCTCGGGATCATTAGGGTCATGgaataacatgaaagaaaaaggaCTGCGAATAACAACAGATCATCGTACGCTAGTTTCTGTGATGCATTGGGTCTCAGATGAAGAG gttaGGAAGATGGCATATATCCAAGGAAACTCTGTACCACATGCAAACCTTGAAGTACTTGATAAGCTTGCTGCAGCTCGTCATGAACTGGCCCAG ATGATGGGATACAGATCTTATGCTGAATTTGTTGTGAAACCAAACTTGGCTTCATCACCTGAGGTTGTGATTTCATTTCTGCATGAAATGAGCAAGATGGTTAGGCCAAGGGCTGATGAG GAGTTTGAGGCAattaggaattttaagagagagaaatgTGGTCAAAGATGTATTGATTTGGAGCCCTGGGATGAGACGTACTATACAGCAATGATGAAATCCTCTGCTCATAATTTGGATTCTTCT ATTGTAGCCTCGTATTTTCCTCTGCCACAATGTATTGAAGGTTTGAAAGTGCTGGTCAACTCATTATTTGGTGCAATGCTTCGCAACGTCCCCATGGCACCAGGTGAATCGTGGCACCCTGATGTGCTTAAAATGTCTCTTCATCATCCTGAAGAG gGTGACTTGGGATATCTATACCTTGATTTGTACTCCAGGAAAGGAAAATATCCAGGTTGTGCTAACTTTGCAGTTAAAGGAGGCTGCCGCATTTCTGAGACAGAATACCAACTTCCT GTTGTGGCCCTTCTTTGCAATTTTTCTGGTTCACCTGGCTCATCAACCGTGAGACTTAATCATGGTGATGTAGAAACTCTATTCCATGAGTTTGGACATGCTCTCCATTCATTGTTCTCGAGAACG GATTACCAACATTTCTCAGGCACCAGGGTGGCTCTTGACTTTGCTGAAATGCCTTCAAACCTCTTTGA GTACTATGCCTGGGACTACAGAGTATTAAGGACATTTGCAAAGCACTACTCAACTGGTGAAATAATACCTGAGAAGTTGGTGAAGTCCATGCAAGGTGCCAGAGATATGTTTGCTGCAACTGAACTCCAACGCCAG GTTTTTTACGCATTGGCTGACCAAACACTTTTTGGAGAACAACCAGCTTCACCCAATGATATGAGCTCTATTCTTGCTGAATTCAAAAAGCAGCACACCAGCTGGAAACATGTGGAGGGTACAAATTGGCAGATCAGATTCAGCCATCTTGTAAATTATGGTGCAG GTTATTATAGCTACTTGTATGCAAAATGTTTTGCTGCAACCATATGGAAAAAGTTATGCCAAGAGGATCCACTTTCATTAACTGCAGGAACTGCTCTTCGAACAAAAGTGTTGCAGCATGGTGGATCCAAAGAACCAGCTGAATTATTAAACGATCTGGTAGGGGAAGGGATTTTAAAGCATTGTGATGGAGGGATCGTTCCTGACATTACATGTTTCTTGGAAGAATCAAGGTTGGTAGTTGGTAGGAGATGA